CGAAGACGCCCTCCACGATCCAGTCGGCCGCGCTCAGCGCCACGGCGACCATGTCCTGTTGTTCCGCAACAGGTCTGGGCATGGAATCCGCCGTCCTGCCAGAACAAGGTGGTCCAGGTGCGTGATGGGGAGGCCGGCGGCGGCGGCCAGCCGAGATGCCAACCAGGTTTTGCCGCTGCCGCTATTGCCGATAATCAGGGTCCGCATGGTTTGACCGTAAAACTGCTGGCGATATTTCATTTGCATGCCGCGGTAAATCCATGGCATGGCTATGCGGCCGTCGTTATGAAAATCAAAATACGTACAAATGCTAGGTCTGTACTTTTGACTAGATAACTATCCAATTAGCCACTATTTCTTAATAAGGTGTTGAAAAAGCAAGAAAATGGTCAGTGGGGTGGCGAGATGGAGCGTTTGCCGATTGAGTCGAGTGCGCCTAAGCATATTTTCAAAAGCAGCAGCCGGGTAAGCAGCGCTTGCCGCCAAGCCTTGTTCGGCCATGAGGCCCTGACGATCTGGATGACCGGGCTGAGCGGCGCGGGGAAATCCACCATCGCCTACGCGCTGGAGAGGCGGCTGATTGACGACGGCTTTTCGGCGGTGGCGCTGGACGGCGACAATCTGCGCCATGGCCTGAACCGCGATCTGGGTTTTTCCCATCAGGATCGCAGCGAGAATATCCGCAGATTGGCGGAAGTGGCGGGGTTGATGAACGACGCGGGGTTGATCGTCATCGTCGCTTGCATTTCCCCGCTGCGCGAGGACAGAGAGCGCGCGCGCGGCATCGTGGGGGAAACGCGGTTCGCGGAAGTATATGTCAGCACCTCGCTGGCGGTGTGCGAGCAAAGAGACTGCAAAGGCTTGTACGCCAAGGCGAGGTCAGGCGAAATCGTTCAATTCACCGGCATTTCCGCGCCGTACGAAGCGCCGGATCATGCCGCCTTGACCGTGGATACCTCGCTGATGGCGCTGAGGGAGTCCGTGGATCTGCTGACGAGAATGACCCAGCACTGTTGCGGTTTGTTCAATCTTGCCGTGGAGCGAGATCATGATTTCCAGATATGAAGGCGATCGTCCTTTACCCGTGCTGATGATTCCGCTGCGCCGCTGCGGCAGCCACGCTTTGCGGCTGCGCTTGAACTTCAGCCGAGACTTTTATTCGCCTTATCCTTTGCATCTGGTGGATTTCGTCCCGCTGCTTCCGCTGTACGGCGATTTGAGCGAGGACCGGAACTACTTTCAGCTGGTGGTGGACGTGGTGGGCCTGCAGGCCGTGAGCATGGTCAAGTGGCCGGATGCGGTGTTTGATCCCGTGGAAATCTTCGAGGCCTTGGCCGGCCAGCCGCGCAGCGTGCACAGGATTGCCTGGGAGCTGTTGTTCCGCGCGGGTGAGAGGCAAGGCGCGCGCGTGGTGATGGATAAATCTTTGGATAACGTCCATTACGCCGACGAGTTGTTGCAGCTGTTTCCCCAGATGAGGTTTCTCAATGTGGTGCGAGACCCGCGCGCGCAAGTCGCCTCGATCAATCGCGCCATCATCCACGACTTCGACACCGCGCTGAATCTCAAGACTTGGGTGGCGGCCTATCAGGCGGCGGATCATTTGCTGACGCGCTATCCGGACAAAGTGCTGACCATCCGCTACGAAGACTTTCTGCAGGATCAGGAGCGCGCGCTGAGGCAGATCTGCGATTTCTTCGGCTTGGTCTTCTTGCCGCAGATGCTGGATATCCGCAGCTCCGCCGAGGCGGCGCAGATCGCCAACTTGTCGGCGCTGTGGTCATCCAATTATTTTCCGCCGATAGCCGCGCATGCGGACAAGTTCAGGCAGCAGCTGTCGATGCGCGAGATCGAATTGATAGAAACCGCATGCCAGGACTATATGCAGCGCTACGGCTATACCATGATGACGCCGGCGCAGCTGCCTTTGTCCGATGAGTTGCTCGCCTCCGCGCTGGAGCGGTCCCGCAGCGCGCGGGAGCAGGCGTGGCGCGATTTGAAAACCAATAATTACCGCGACTATATCTTGAGACGCGGCCGGGCCGACTATCTGGAGAATCTGAGTCGACGTTTGCAGCGCGACGCTCAAGGCGAAGGCCTGACGCAATCGACGGCGGTGGAGTAGCGCCGGGCGGGATGGCGATGGGAGGTGCGCTTGCGCGCTTAAATTTCTCTGTTGACAGAAATTTCGGAAATAACTATCGTGTATCTCATGGAACTCACACCTGTAAGCCAACGATTCGTACTGCACTGGGGCGAGATGGGCACCCGCTGGGGCGTCAACCGCACGGTCGCGCAAATACACGCGCTGCTGTTCATCAGCGGCAAGGCGATGTGCGCGGAGGAACTGGCGGAAACGCTGAATGTCGCCCGCTCCAATGTCAGCAACAGCTTGAAGGAGCTGCAAAGCTGGAAACTGATCCGCATCGCCCATGTGCTGGGAGATAGGCGCGATCATTTCGAGACCTCGGGCGATGTGTGGGAACTGTTCCGCATCATTGTCGCCGAGCGGCAGCGGCGCGAGATCGAGCCG
The Chromobacterium sp. IIBBL 290-4 DNA segment above includes these coding regions:
- the cysC gene encoding adenylyl-sulfate kinase, with amino-acid sequence MKKQENGQWGGEMERLPIESSAPKHIFKSSSRVSSACRQALFGHEALTIWMTGLSGAGKSTIAYALERRLIDDGFSAVALDGDNLRHGLNRDLGFSHQDRSENIRRLAEVAGLMNDAGLIVIVACISPLREDRERARGIVGETRFAEVYVSTSLAVCEQRDCKGLYAKARSGEIVQFTGISAPYEAPDHAALTVDTSLMALRESVDLLTRMTQHCCGLFNLAVERDHDFQI
- a CDS encoding sulfotransferase, which gives rise to MISRYEGDRPLPVLMIPLRRCGSHALRLRLNFSRDFYSPYPLHLVDFVPLLPLYGDLSEDRNYFQLVVDVVGLQAVSMVKWPDAVFDPVEIFEALAGQPRSVHRIAWELLFRAGERQGARVVMDKSLDNVHYADELLQLFPQMRFLNVVRDPRAQVASINRAIIHDFDTALNLKTWVAAYQAADHLLTRYPDKVLTIRYEDFLQDQERALRQICDFFGLVFLPQMLDIRSSAEAAQIANLSALWSSNYFPPIAAHADKFRQQLSMREIELIETACQDYMQRYGYTMMTPAQLPLSDELLASALERSRSAREQAWRDLKTNNYRDYILRRGRADYLENLSRRLQRDAQGEGLTQSTAVE
- a CDS encoding GbsR/MarR family transcriptional regulator; this encodes MELTPVSQRFVLHWGEMGTRWGVNRTVAQIHALLFISGKAMCAEELAETLNVARSNVSNSLKELQSWKLIRIAHVLGDRRDHFETSGDVWELFRIIVAERQRREIEPTLQVLRECMESPDFKLESPLVQQRIRNTWQFMDTLTAWTREMLRLSTATLGKVLKMGAGIQKLLGRNGKPEASE